A genomic stretch from Asterias rubens chromosome 7, eAstRub1.3, whole genome shotgun sequence includes:
- the LOC117292348 gene encoding octopamine receptor beta-2R-like yields MEFTSHSSEENSSDASAQELRSVVGIAVPAIALICIIILSILGNLAVIIAVLRTPCLREKPSSTFLISLSFADLMNGILVMPSSLAALLADGWRFGMTLCYIQCGLTYCFIIVSMVTLACISIDGYFAVKHPLRYHSIVTPRVTRVAVAYTWLKGLAFAAVPAINTWIVYDYWEVACAIEWDNDIYWKATRAYVLVAFILCFLSSICIMIFCYVHIGCAARTNSTWPLQQHSRRTHRQISKNLKVVQSLAIVVTIFFVCTAPFCFTKVLKMFLTSSYVPSYLNLIASWFSYISCATNPFIYGIFRKDFRRAFVKLFCRQTNAPVTHDRRRGNLTGTGRPDGGGRRGVGEINSLRVSSVSGQNNEDLFRTSSMF; encoded by the coding sequence ATGGAATTTACATCTCATAGTTCTGAGGAGAATTCCTCAGATGCATCTGCCCAAGAACTCCGTAGTGTCGTTGGGATAGCCGTTCCAGCAATCGCATTAATCTGTATCATTATACTTTCGATATTGGGTAACTTGGCTGTAATCATAGCGGTACTGAGGACCCCTTGCTTACGGGAAAAACCTTCGAGTACATTCCTCATCAGTTTGAGCTTTGCGGACTTGATGAATGGTATTTTGGTGATGCCAAGTTCCCTGGCCGCTCTTCTAGCAGACGGTTGGCGGTTTGGTATGACTTTGTGCTACATCCAGTGCGGCCTTACCTACTGCTTCATCATCGTGTCGATGGTAACTCTAGCGTGTATAAGCATTGACGGGTATTTCGCAGTGAAACACCCGTTGCGCTATCACAGCATCGTCACCCCACGAGTAACCAGGGTGGCCGTGGCATATACCTGGTTGAAAGGTCTGGCTTTCGCCGCGGTCCCGGCCATCAACACCTGGATTGTCTATGACTATTGGGAAGTGGCGTGTGCTATTGAGTGGGATAACGACATCTATTGGAAAGCCACTCGAGCCTACGTCCTCGTAGCGTTTATATTGTGCTTTCTGAGCTCAATATGCATTATGATATTCTGCTACGTACACATCGGCTGCGCTGcgaggaccaactcgacctggCCCCTCCAGCAGCACTCACGACGTACACATCGCCAGATCTCCAAGAATTTGAAAGTGGTGCAAAGCTTAGCAATTGTGGTCACCATCTTCTTTGTTTGTACGGCGCCGTTTTGCTTCACAAAGGTCCTCAAGATGTTCCTCACCAGCAGTTACGTGCCTTCGTATCTCAATCTCATCGCATCGTGGTTCTCTTATATCTCGTGCGCAACCAACCCTTTCATCTACGGCATATTCCGTAAGGATTTTCGCCGCGCGTTCGTGAAGTTGTTCTGCCGCCAAACAAACGCCCCGGTGACGCACGACCGGCGGAGAGGGAATCTGACCGGGACGGGGCGACCCGATGGTGGAGGGAGGCGAGGTGTCGGTGAAATAAATTCTTTAAGAGTTTCATCCGTGTCAGGGCAGAACAACGAGGACTTATTTCGAACAAGCTCAATGTTTTAA
- the LOC117292698 gene encoding alpha-2,8-sialyltransferase 8B-like produces MRSRTTRLSTVAALVSLVAIITLTNTHFLGRRYAATKSTLIIHRNGRPGKGLARVKVTPQIIEVLPRKDDDPPTQKVVPVSLHCKQVCMTGLGGDCYSLDKAVLVYRAKVPTNYMKFRQTAYPIIYVPEPPDEILPPFRDIDRCIMDEHYPDMYLIPRQASCAIVGNGGILSRSGCGPDIDEHDFIMRANLAPVDGYQSDVGRRTQITAFNLEMLNRMYSSIVQSGPTNLDNRILLERIKMLKNSILWYPKSLGKLYQRETIRKLTEKLIDHQYMDVHMAYSWKSISIEKEFGIEGFATLGLDMFAVARTFCTNITLYGFYPFNEGPNGVRVPHHYYEDMDFEYQTTRHDFIFEYNKLKSLEAKGEIKMQTKACIP; encoded by the exons ATGCGATCCCGAACAACGAGACTGTCGACAGTAGCAGCCTTAGTTAGCCTGGTGGCCATCATAACGTTGACCAATACACACTTTCTAGGCCGTCGCTATGCAGCAACCAAGAGCACTCTCATCATCCACAGAAATGGACGTCCAGGGAAGGGGTTGGCCCGTGTTAAAGTAACGCCACAGATCATCGAGGTCCTCCCTCGGAAGGATGATGATCCGCCCACTCAAAAGGTGGTCCCAGTCTCGCTACACTGCAAGCAAGTGTGTATGAC TGGTTTAGGTGGAGATTGCTACTCCCTGGACAAAGCCGTTCTAGTCTACCGCGCCAAGGTTCCCACCAACTACATGAAGTTCCGCCAGACCGCATACCCCATCATCTACGTCCCGGAGCCCCCAGACGAGATCCTCCCGCCCTTCCGGGACATTGACCGGTGCATCATGGACGAACACTACCCGGACATGTACCTCATTCCACGGCAAGCTTCGTGTGCCATCGTGGGCAACGGGGGTATACTCTCCCGGAGTGGATGCGGTCCGGATATTGATGAGCATGACTTCATCATGCGGGCTAACCTTGCCCCAGTGGACGGCTACCAATCAGACGTGGGCAGACGGACTCAGATCACGGCATTCAACTTAGAGATGCTAAACAGGATGTACTCCTCGATTGTCCAGAGCGGACCAACAAACTTGGACAATAGGATTCTCCTGGAGCGCATCAAGATGCTGAAGAATTCCATTTTGTGGTATCCCAAATCTCTCGGTAAACTGTACCAGAGGGAGACCATTCGCAAACTGACTGAGAAACTGATTGATCATCAGTACATGGATGTTCACATGGCTTATAGCTGGAAGTCCATCAGCATAGAGAA AGAATTTGGCATTGAAGGGTTCGCCACACTCGGCCTGGACATGTTTGCAGTGGCTAGAACATTCTGCACTAACATAACCCTGTACGGGTTCTACCCGTTCAACGAAGGCCCGAACGGTGTCCGAGTGCCTCATCACTATTACGAAGACATGGACTTCGAGTACCAGACAACCAGACATGATTTTATCTTTGAGTATAACAAGCTGAAATCTCTGGAGGCGAAGGGGGAGATTAAAATGCAAACCAAGGCGTGCATACCTTGA